GATCGCCAGGTCGGAGGTCTTGGACCCGCGCCCGATGATGAACTGATCCTTCAACACCGGGTAGCGCTGGTTGTTGAAGATCAGATACAGCGTCGGCGCCGCGGCGGGGCGCGCCTGGGCGCCGCCGTAGGCGGGCGGCCGGCTCGCCGGCGCGGGCGGGCGCCGCGGGGCCTGCACCGGCGGCGGCGGCGGCCGGCCCGCCGGCGC
The sequence above is drawn from the Deltaproteobacteria bacterium genome and encodes:
- a CDS encoding FHA domain-containing protein, coding for APAGRPPPPPVQAPRRPPAPASRPPAYGGAQARPAAAPTLYLIFNNQRYPVLKDQFIIGRGSKTSDLAIKDGNISRKHAAVIRRNGTYYIKDLGSTNGIDYKGMRIDNKRIDEGDVFHLCDYELRFTYRE